Within Vicia villosa cultivar HV-30 ecotype Madison, WI linkage group LG1, Vvil1.0, whole genome shotgun sequence, the genomic segment GTCGTCGAATTCAGGGGCGAACAGTTTGATTTTCTAGGAGCTATACAAGCAAAGTATGAAGGCACGGAGGACACCTTCTCACCCAGGTTCTGCAAACTTTTCACATGTCTCTTTTTAATTTTGTGGATGTAAATATGTGTTTATAGGTATTTTACCTTGGTGGGAATCCAGAGGTAGAGTTCCCTGAAACACAGGAGCAACAAGAAAGCCATCAACAAAGATACAGTTTACCCGTAAGGCGTCGAGGTGGACAGCACCAACTAGAAGAGGAATCTGAAGAACAAAACGAAGGTAACAGCGTCCTTAGTGGCTTCAGTTCAGAGTTTTTAGCAGAGACATTCAACACTGATGAGGATACAGCTAAGAGACTTCGTTCTCCACGTGACAAAAGGAGTCAAATCGTGAGAGTTGAGGGCGGTCTCCGCATTATCAATCCCGAGGAACaggaagaagaagaggaggaacAGAGAAGTGAGCAAGGAAATAATGGTCTGGAAGAAACTATCTGTAGTGCCAAGATTCGTGAGAATATTGCTCACCCTGCACGTGCAGACCTCTATAACCCACATGCAGGACGTATCAGCATCGCAAACAGTTTAACCCTTCCAATCCTTCGCCATTTACGCCTAAGTGCCGAATATGTTCGTCTTTACAGGGTATGTATAGTACTTACTATTCAATCAATGTGTATATTTCCATGAGAAGATTGTTTAAATAAatggtttttttataaaatatcaacATCATGCATGTATGTATATGCAGAATGGTATATATGCTCCACACTGGAACATAAATGCAAACAGTCTGCTGTACGTGATAAGGGGAGAAGGAAGAGTTAGGATTGTGAACTCCCAAGGAGACGCGGTGTTTGACAACAAGGTGAGAAAGGGACAGTTGGTGGTGGTACCACAAAATTTTGTTGTGGCGGAACAAGCTGGGGAGGAAGAAGGATTAGAGTATGTGGTGTTCAAGACAAATGACAGAGCTGCTGTTTGCCACGTACAACAGGTGTTTAGGGCCACTCCTGCAGAGGTTCTGGCAAAT encodes:
- the LOC131644466 gene encoding legumin type B translates to MITVTMSKPFLSLLTFSLLLFTSACLATRSEYDRLNQCQLDNINALEPDHRVESEAGLTETWNPNHPELRCAGVTLIRRTIDPNGLHLPSFSPSPQLIFIIQGKGVLGLTFPGCPETYEEPRSSQSRQESRQQQPDSHQKIRRFRKGDIIAIPSGIPYWTYNHGDEPLVAISLLDTSNIANQLDSTPRVFYLGGNPEVEFPETQEQQESHQQRYSLPVRRRGGQHQLEEESEEQNEGNSVLSGFSSEFLAETFNTDEDTAKRLRSPRDKRSQIVRVEGGLRIINPEEQEEEEEEQRSEQGNNGLEETICSAKIRENIAHPARADLYNPHAGRISIANSLTLPILRHLRLSAEYVRLYRNGIYAPHWNINANSLLYVIRGEGRVRIVNSQGDAVFDNKVRKGQLVVVPQNFVVAEQAGEEEGLEYVVFKTNDRAAVCHVQQVFRATPAEVLANAFGLRQRQVTELKVSGNRVPLVHPQSQSQSH